The sequence GCCGCGTTGGAAGGAAAATATACGATATTCAATGcttacttcaaaatttattctggatatttttgaaaatctcgcAGACGTGTTCAGTCAGCATTCGTGGTTGAGGATATCgaacacaaaaaaagatatCATCGATCACGTGTGATGACAGATTTTCTGCGACTAACAGGTTTGCTTAATAAAAGTTACTAAAACGCTGAAACTTCTGGAAATCATTTTAATACTGTTTTCTTAAGATATCTTtgcaaaactggaaaaataccAGAAGATAATCAAAGTCAGTCAACCCTCTCTGTACATTTCTGTCACATTCCTTCTGTTTTTCTATTTGGTGCGTAAAAAAcgaatattgttttaaaaaacaatatttatccctaaaaatttccaacaagaATTTCCACATATTTCTcttgatattcaatttttcaaaattttcggctagCTGGGCTCTAATTTCCGTTAGTCACAAAATCTCATTTCCCGTTTTGCGAAGCCCTTCAAGCTTCAATAATACACCATTTCAGCCTACGagaatcataaaaattttatgattaacTACGACGTAACCAAGGGTATCTGAGCTTTTGGGGCAATCTTTTGAGATTTCagttttgtttccaaaatgtaataaaacattttcccagtttaagttttttgttaaaattttaattttttcctgtgTCGCACAGCAACAAGGCTTATaattataagaaaaatttctaagaatacgttttcaaaaaactcattttttcttgattttctttttcaaatattcattctcaaattttccatatcCACCCGGAAATTTATTTAAGTGCGTCAaacacaaattcaaattcttcctTTGTTTTGTAAATCAAAAAGTCAGATACGTCACAACGCattctgttcaaaaaatgtagtcTGTGAGCAGGTGACCAGAACCTTCCATCTCTCAATAATCTCTTCTTTATCCTTTCATTAGACTGCGCAACGCCCTCCGGCTCATGACCACATATCGACTCGCCTCATGGGCTCATTATCTGCCATTTCCTTTCTCTCTGCTCTCTCTTTTGCTTTACCTCTCCGCTATCTCTCTACGGTCGTCATTTGAATATTACCTCGAGACAGCAGACGGCCGTCTGCTCAGACTGGTGTAAACCAAGAGTGCCGTAATTCcggagcatcgttgtatcTGCGTGGAGTTGAGGGGTTTTAAAcgcttttgttattttcttttttatatcGGTGCTGACgagagtttttatttttgattagttgatttaatttttttccagagaaacaCAGTTATTTACAGAAATGTCGGAAGAAGCTGAAGCTGGACCATCGCCAAAAGTTAATGGGGAAAATGGAAACGGAACAAATACGGtaagagcttttttttttgaaaaatataacagAACAactttcactaaaatttttcaccgggaaaaaattaaaaaaaatcatctttaCAGTTCGACGACTTGTACGTGGATGACAAAATGCGTCGAATGATTGTCGACCTTCAGCGTCAATGGCTCACGGATTATCACGATAGCCGCGAGAAATCTCTCGTTGCTCTAACTGAAAAAGTAAGTCAACCACCccaaagttttaattttagaaatctaTATTTTAGCTCCATCAAGAATTCATGGAAGATCAGGAGCGAGTCCGTCGCGATTTGTTGGTTCAGTTCAAGATAGAGCTCGACCAGACAAAGGAAGAGCTGGAGAAGAAGCACGCGGAGAATCTCAAGGAGGAGATTGAAAAGCTGTCGGAAAAACACCAAAGGGAACTTGCTGTCGCTAAGAAGAAGCAGTGGTGCTGGCAATGCAACAGCGAGGTgagattttatgattttatgattttttgatttagacGGGTTCTCTATTTAAAAGATGTAGAGTGTTGCcagatatttcaaaatctctAACATCAGTCTGAGTCGTGATACCAATGTTCATAGTACTATATCTTATTTGTAAGCTAATTTTCTTTCGAGCATGAAAATAATTCTTTTGCGCTCCAGTGCTGTATTAATAACGCTAGACCTGAAACATCATGATCATATTTCAGGCAATCTATCATTGCTGCTGGAACACTGCTTATTGCAGCGTTGAATGCCAACAAGGACACTGGCAGATTCATCGCAAGTTCTGCCGCAGAAAGAAGAGCAACGGTGGAGCCCCAGGACCAGTTCAGCCAATTGCTGAGCCTACTCAAAGTCAACAATGATTGAAACTTAAATAATATGCTATCTGCGAGCCGGAGGCCCTTTGAAAAGTAACAAAGCTTGTGTCAGGTTTTCGAAGTTTATCTCATCACACATCCCGTTTTCTGTGTTACTACTGTATATCTTCTCTCCAATAACatgcaatatttttctataatccCATGACAACAACAATTTTAAGATCTTCTATATAAATCCTGTTAATTAGGAATTTGGATCAATTTCGGAGAGATCTCAAACTTGTGTTAATTCCTTCGAGAAATAATCAAGAAATTATGTGaataaagtttattttgaTACACATGTCCTTTTGGATACTGTAAATGTGAAAGAtgacaaaatgaaaatgttccTAGACACTTATGGGGATCAAACGTGTTTTCACATCCGATGTGTATTGTATAAATGTAAACAATTAACGAAGATATGAATTGACATAATGAATTGAGAGTTATTCAACCTCTGCAATTAAAATGAATATAAACTTCtctgaaaaactatttcagaaagcacccaaaaattcaaattagaagGAGTGCTATGAAATTTACACGGATTGTACAACAAATATACTTTGTTTGAGTTTCAACAACGAAACGAATAGAAATTGCGATTTGTGAATAAATGAACATCGTTTGAGTATGTTTAACAACTTGCGATGCGATAATAATAGTAAATCTTGCTCAATAATGTGTAAGTGCTTTACTATTCATCAGACCGATTCCTAAATAaggtttgtcgatttttcagaatttttccgtaaagtaaatctaaattaattttgaattaccgATAATTAggcttttttcagaattttgtcgCATTATTTTCGCTTTTCAACTCTTCTTGacggaaaaaaatcgcaattaTTTTTACACTCGCCCTCTTGATTCGAAgcgttttttgtttgaaaaattctttctTTTCCTATCTCCgcaagatgaaaaaaaaaattaccttaaCCTATCTTGTCGTAGTACGACTAAAACTTGTAAAATTGTAGAACGCAAGTTCTGTTCATaactaaaataattaattacaGGAAAATGCATCCAAAGGAAACTGCCGATCAGGCGCCAGCCGACAGTGCCAATATACAGCAACAGCACACCGACACCAACATGCCAGCGGTGGAGCCAATGCCGGAGAGACAACGCCCATCGGATGTAGTTGGAGATGAAATCATCGTCTCTACTAATGATGACAGCGACGTCACAGAACCGGccaagaaaaaacacaatagTGTCAGTCCAACAACTCCACCCGCCAAGCCGAAGGAACCAGCTCCAAAAACTTCATTGAGCAAGAGCGATAGCGGTTCGGCAGACGAGTTGAAATGTTAGTAATTAAAGTTAAATTATCTCACATTAAAAACGCTAATTCTAGATTCGAATCTGCTGGTCGAAATCGCCAACATCAACCATTCAGTTAAACAGCTTCTAACTGATATGGATACGGTGAAAGAAGATGTCAACAACACCAAGAACGCTGTCTCCAAGATTGAAACAACAGCACTCAATGCTGAAAAGCTTGATGAAGTGTACGGGATGATACACGAGATGCGTGGAATCCTCTACGTCATTGCTACGAAGGTGGATGAAATCCATCGAGCGAATGGAATTTCCACCATCAACGCCAACGTCGCCACACAAGGTGTAGCCGCAGCAGCTCCACTTAACGTCACTCCACCATCATCAGCAGCGGTCAAGCAGGTCACAAAGGTAACAGTGTAAAAGTTGATAAACGAAACTAGAAAGTTACAATTTCAGTTTTGCCACTTGTGCAAGAGAAACAACCATGCCACTGAAAACTGCCTCAAGTTTTCTTGGTTCCTACCTCGCAGAGAGCAAGCCTTTAAACGTAGGATGTGCATCAGATGTATGGAAACCGGAGTACGCAACACAGCGAATGTGCACGTCAACTGCAGCATGGCTCACGTGGAGTGCCCTTATTGCGCTGCTCTTTACAATGATCAGAAAGCGAAGTGTCACAACATCACGTTCTGATCTACCAAGTACAAAGAGCCACAATACAAGCCACGAGCCAACAAACGCCCGTCGGACAAGGTGAggatgaataatttttaacgtaATACCAAAAACCAACAACTTACAGCGTGAAGAAGCTGGAAGCCCAAACTATGTTCCTCTTGTAAAACGCAACTAGGCTGTTCACAGCAATCACAACCACAGCAACCACAGCAATCGTTAATTGTTTAACTTATGTAcattaattcatttttcccgTGTTCCACTGTTTTTAGGCATCCGACAGGGCCTCCACACATCTcacttttttaattcaaactgaaaaatgttttttgatattctttatttttcttcttatttctcCTCATttcatctcatttttcttatttcttatAGCCCTTTACTATTATAATGGCTTTTGTCTTATCTACgcttctcaattttcattattctTACTTATACTATATTTACCACATATGAGTTGTCCAGTATGAGCTCGATCGTTAATAAAtacttttatatatttttgcggaaattcaaaagacatttttttaatttctgaaaaatttaaaaaaaaaagtatatttatttatttagaaaattctggatttttaaatGGTAAAGTTTGGTATATTGAgactgttttttaattttttttaggctgtaaaaagaaaaatgggcaACGCGCGCGGACACTCGTTTTGCACTTACTATTAAAAAGAGACGgggtaaaaaaaaatcaaaaagaaacagGTACAAGCTAGACGGGAAAAAGTTCAAACGTCAATgatgtaaaaattttagacatcTTGTTATGTTTAGTTATGTTTCAGacatgttgaaaaaaaaagttttatttttcaaatttaaataatttgaagtgATTTGTCCATTTGTGcaaacaataattttgaaaatcaaaaataacataaaaattattaaaaaacatgTTCTTGATgcagcaatttttaattttaatttcaaaaaagtgttcgaAAGATACTCACAACAAAGTGTGTCTTCCAAAAAGTCTTTATATAAAGATGGCTGAACGTCCGAAAACTGATGAACCTATTTGAAAATCAGTAAAACTAGCCAGAGAACGGCTTAAAACGGCTCAAAAAACGGctcaaaacattcaaaatttgcactcTCAGCGAGGAGTCACTTATCATTGATTGtagacaaaaataaacaagaaatatACTCCAGTTCGCGTTCCCCACGGTTCCttctttgtttattttttcttacatTCTCTTTCTCAAATATCACATTCAGATAATCTcagaacaaaaatgtttaatacaATGATAGTATGAAGAAAATtagaagtttttaaatattaaatcaaATCCGATGTTTAGTCAAAACTTCAACCAAATACATCAAAAGCGCATAAAAATGAAGCAACAAAACaaagtttattcaaaatacaaaacaagACAACttaacaatatttttactGCAGACACTATTAGCGAtcttgtttgaaattttgaaaagctcgATTAGAAAttgtaaacttttcaaacGAAACCTCACAAAAAAGCAAACTGAGATTATAATAAAAACTGGAATCAATCAACAGAGCGGTTACCAAATTCTTCTAACGACGGGGAAGTTTGATGCCGGTTTGATACTCGACAGGGATCAAATGTGTCATCACCGAAGTACCTTTGAGCAAGTACATTGCAGCGGTTTGAGTGCAGTCGAGATTGATGTATCCCTCGGAATCCTTTGAGATTTTATACTGGAAGTTGTTGCTTGGTAGGCATCATCAAACGATTTCGAAGCTTACCATCGAACTCAAGAGCTGGGTGAAGCGCTTTTTGACTCCTTCCTCACAATCAACACATTGGAGTGTGGCCGGATGAGAGTAGACGGTCATGCGACTGTCGTAACCTGAAAAATAGCGTTTCgttcaacttttttagtttataCAACTTTGACAGACTGTAGAAATAGTAGCAACGCTGTAGCAGGTATTTAAaacccaaaataaaaaaaatcgaaaactttgtctacaaaatttagaatagacaattcaatattttcattgtttttgccCATTAACTGACGTaatataattaatttcttcaggcttagaataattttttctcaaagaaaaTAATTCGCATAATTTCATCTAAAAAACAGATAAAACAGCACTTATGATACCGacgatatattttcagaaaaatcgttGCTTGGTTGTCATACTTCATTTATCTACGTGTTACTATGGTATTCTTTCCATAAGAGAAGTGGTccaaaagagaaaagagaagaagtCTTACGAATGTTTCCCGTTGCTCGAGCTCTGGCCGCTGCGTTCAGGATGGCGATCTTGAaagaatcgaaatttttccaacagcATACACAGTTAGAGATGAACggtgctgaaaaaattctgcTAGAATCCTATTTCGACCCCTGCAATGCGCCTTTCCAAAGTAACTTACCTGGGTTGACGGGATAATCAGTTGGTTGAGCTTGTTCTCGTTGTCCAGTGTTTGGAGGGTTTGAACACGACGCCATTGCTGAAAAGACATATGATGATTGTAGGataagaaaaccaaaaaatatggGCACGCGCGAAGTGGATGGTTGCTATTAGAGCGCGGTTGGCGAACACGTGAGAGATAACAGTTACTGATGAGGACAGAGAGTGACGACAGGAAAGGGCGCTGGGCAGATTGGGAGAGGTGAACACGAGTTCTCAAACTTATGCTTCGTGTTGTGGGGAAAATTGAGGAGAGAGGGAAGGTGACGGTTGACAAATGCGACAATACGAAAGTGGCAAATGGTCATGTCGAATAAGACTGCGGAAAATTATATTGAAGGTATCCTTGCACTCAACGTCGCCACGTAGCCACGTATCTTAGCAACGTTTCAATGCAAAATTATAGAGTAGAATATACTTCACATTGCACTTAAATGTTCTTGAATCGTCTCTCAATCTCATCGACATAATTTGAGAGCTTTGCTGCAAATACCATGTGACAGCAAATAAAAACTTTCGACTACGTgctgaatcaaaaaaaaagtctgatATACAAATCACAactcgattttccaaaatacaaaattattcaaCTAAAAAGCCTAAACCTCATAGACCAAGCAGGTGTTGGTTTGACGATGTGATTTTTGAATCTCTGACAATGCATTTGATTGTTGAAATGTTCGGTCTTTTTCATCCAGAcatttttgttcgatttttgcaaaagtttagtttttcatTGGAACAAAGTCAGctgaaaaagaattgaaaaaaaaaatgatgtagTGTGTAAAGGATTATACAATGCATAAATGGGTTTGGAATTAAATCATCGGTACTTGTGAATTAAAAcccctaatttttaaaataaattaaacttctttatttattcattttaataaaacgtgatgtccattttttttggttaacaTTTAATTGAACAGACTTTCGAGTTTTACATATTTACATATTTGTTGAAACATCGGGATATGGTTTTTCTCTTCAATACtctttttcatagtttttcaatttcattgcTCAACTTATCTTTTCTTTGCCGAAATGCTCAGCTCCTCAAGATGTCAGTTTTCGTGCCTCctagttcactttttttgtgtACAAAAATATCGCAAGTCGCCATCTTCTCATGTTCCAACCGCCTGTGCTCTATCCATTCTTCTCTCTCAATCATCATCGTTTCACTTTACAATCATGAACCCCTGACGCAAACAAGTAGGCGGTATGTCCGATTCTCCGGCACCGACCCCCGAGAGTTTCAAACCCGCCTCTTTCGACTTCAGTGTGTGGCCCACCGGAGAAATCAGTTCATTCTGTTGAGACCTCAGCGAAGTTGATGGCGCCGCTGTGGCACGGGAAGAAAGCCTCAAAAACATTACAACTTTCTTTGAGTCCTCATAAATTTGCGTTCTGTTTCGAACTTGCGTACCCTCATTGTgcaggaaaatcgaaattttcgtgTGTTCCGGAGAGGTTTTTGCAAAcgagaagaaggaaaaaaaaagaaaaagtttggcTATTACACTAAACAATAGAAAAACGCAACATTATCTATGAGTATCAATTCTCTGACGTTAGTAAAAGTGATTTGCAAAACTTGAGTTTGCTCagtcattttcaaaagtttttccttttgtttcaaattttcgcgtTTAGTAAAACTTGGTTTCAGATGTATTTGATACTAATAATTTTCCCTCTGGTGTTACCTTATGTGGCTTCAAAGCAAACGCTCGTCACAGAAGAAATGGAGGTTAGTTCTACGAAATGccagaaaataaagttt comes from Caenorhabditis elegans chromosome X and encodes:
- the F54B11.7 gene encoding CCHC-type domain-containing protein (Partially confirmed by transcript evidence), which gives rise to MHPKETADQAPADSANIQQQHTDTNMPAVEPMPERQRPSDVVGDEIIVSTNDDSDVTEPAKKKHNSVSPTTPPAKPKEPAPKTSLSKSDSGSADELKYSNLLVEIANINHSVKQLLTDMDTVKEDVNNTKNAVSKIETTALNAEKLDEVYGMIHEMRGILYVIATKVDEIHRANGISTINANVATQGVAAAAPLNVTPPSSAAVKQVTKFCHLCKRNNHATENCLKFSWFLPRREQAFKRRMCIRCMETGVRNTANVHVNCSMAHVECPYCAALYNDQKAKCHNITF
- the bra-1 gene encoding MYND-type domain-containing protein (Partially confirmed by transcript evidence) → MSEEAEAGPSPKVNGENGNGTNTFDDLYVDDKMRRMIVDLQRQWLTDYHDSREKSLVALTEKLHQEFMEDQERVRRDLLVQFKIELDQTKEELEKKHAENLKEEIEKLSEKHQRELAVAKKKQWCWQCNSEAIYHCCWNTAYCSVECQQGHWQIHRKFCRRKKSNGGAPGPVQPIAEPTQSQQ
- the F54B11.8 gene encoding Yippee domain-containing protein (Confirmed by transcript evidence), which encodes MASCSNPPNTGQREQAQPTDYPVNPAPFISNCVCCWKNFDSFKIAILNAAARARATGNIRYDSRMTVYSHPATLQCVDCEEGVKKRFTQLLSSMYKISKDSEGYINLDCTQTAAMYLLKGTSVMTHLIPVEYQTGIKLPRR